ccatccctaattgccttgagctaccttcttgaaccgctgcagtccattatacttctttgtagctgtttggtacaactgaggctcgctaggccatttcagagggcagctacgaATCAAtcacattgatgtgggtctggagtcacatataggccagaccgggtaagggcggcagatttccttccccaaaggacattggtgaaccagatgggtttttacaacaatccggtagtttcacggtcaccattactgacactagggggccgaaattcaccaccgccggaaatggggcgcacctaccatttttggtGTGCTTTGGCCATCGCGATGGATGCGGCGGCCTATCTTGCTCAGAAATTCAGTTCTTTGTCGGTTAtttttcgagcggggcggaagtcgatcataatgggaaTGGAAGTGGGGGCGGAGCAGAGAGGTCGGTCATAAGTGGGGCGCAAGTGGCGGGCGGaacggagtctccgccgctgtcagtcatcagcgccgggctggtgagGTCAGTGCGCTGGCACGTGACCACGtcgctccccttcatttaaaggggcgaGCCGCTGAGAAGTCTGCGTTTATTTCAGTTCGGTCcattgggccaccggggagggttgcGGCCTGGACCAGCGGTCTGGCACACAGCAAGGGGGTGCCaatctgccaggtcggcccgaccaaACTCGGGGGCATAttcgtcgggccgacctggcagtcgtccGACACAAGACAATAAGATGGTGGCCGTGGCAGTGGAGGCTTTGGCAgcagcggggggagtggggcggatatGGTCACCGCATGAAAAACGCTCGAGGGCAATTGCGCAATCGGCAGCCATTCcgcaaaaaatcggcggccattccgcaacgagtccttcactcagagggtggtgaatctttggaattctctacctcagcggGCAGtgcaggctgagatcgatagattttcggacTCGAGGGGAATggagggatctggggatcgggcgggaaggtggagttgaggtcaaagatcagccatgatcttattgaatggcggagcaggctcgaggggccatgtggccgactCCTGGTCCTAATCCTCATGTGCTGTGCCTGCCTACATGACCATAGTCGCTCCACTTCAAAAAACTTACTGCACATCAAGCACTCCAGGAGAGGCGTGAtattgcactatataaatgcattttttttttcttGCAACAAGCAGCTTTttggcatgtgtgtgtgtggggggaggggacgctGTTTAATTCCTTCAAAACGTTTAATAAAGAGACATTTACCACACAgaaaaataatatatatatatgaacCTGGGGTTTAGACTGTCGCTTTATTGATTTGCCATTCGTACCAAAGTCCTTTGTTTTAATGTGGGTGAATAAACCCTTTCCAATTCAGTATGTAGGCTAGCCCTTGCAGTAAATGAGCCGAGTGGATCAATTGATAGGAGAGCATTGAGCCCTTTGTATGATGCCACTGCAACATGTCATTCCCAAGCGATGGTGCTATTAAGAAGAAAATGCTGTGAAAGTCAGAAGGGACGGGTTACTGCGTGGAATCCGATGCAAAGTTTGCCACTATCATCAGCGCAAAGGTCATCTCAGAAAGAACGCATGGTAAGAAATCTTCAGTTTATTTTTAAAGGAACAGTGTATGGAATACTCTCACAAAACTTTACTCTTGAGCTGCAGTTTCATCAAGCTCCGCCTTAACATGCTTCTTCTGTGTGAGGATGAAACAGACAAAGTGGAGgattgtgcctcctcctcctcttcctcctcctgctcctcctcgggaGCAGGCAGTGTCTCGGGTCCCACGTCTGGTTGTAAAGtggttttctcctcctcctcaggcggAAGTTCCACACAAAACTTTAGATATACTTCCATACACACTATGGTTATATAGACCACACAAGAAATAGTGACACTCACAATGGCAAAGGTATAAAATCCTTTGTGGCAGTACTGTGGTGAGCTTTCACTGGTATAGTCTGGTGGATAGATTTGATACGTCCAATAAAAACCTGTGTCAAAAAGAAAAGACGTCAAAGACACCGACATGAACACAACATGAGTTCTGAATAATTTGTTTAAAATTGAAAACGGCATCGATAATTTGCTGGGTGTGTTGCACACAACTTATGCTGTGATGCCTCTAAAACATTACTGGATTTTCCCCATGAAGGAGCTGCCCGTCCCGCCTGTAGGACAGGGGCCGaagttgccccttcccttaaggcctgttaccaccggggccacactgcggagtggaatggccgccattcttAAAAGTTCTGCTCCTGAGGTATCCCGGCTCCCCTTacctccgccccactgctgccgagctTTTTCCGTCGGTGCACTGGACTTGGCGTAAAATGGTGgtacggccttttggctaagatcatgcgtaactgacctgacaggggagtaaccatgaccccaaagtggttctccctggatcaggaagctggttctcctatgctttttggaaataggaggtgggtgggggggcttgacccatccacctccatggcacgaacctggtattgcagtacttccaggaacggtgcagtggctctcggccttttggctaagagcattggcgcagagtgatccttgatgtgtgcaaggtgacctctggcgtttgtgatttgacaaagaattggaaagattggctacgaataaaaaaattaaaaaaatggtggtacggctgccattaaaggggaggacttactgctgcggccgccatcttattttttttgttgcgatgccatgtcgggccgaca
This DNA window, taken from Pristiophorus japonicus isolate sPriJap1 chromosome 20, sPriJap1.hap1, whole genome shotgun sequence, encodes the following:
- the LOC139233032 gene encoding transmembrane protein 272-like, whose amino-acid sequence is MATLREVEGFFVVIFSLVDFTYLLIAVRFLHSCPKGHLIPIYNIVSGLLNISIMSLEFFGASYAESCMKNWLMLCKIIEGAWLAAGFYWTYQIYPPDYTSESSPQYCHKGFYTFAIVSVTISCVVYITIVCMEVYLKFCVELPPEEEEKTTLQPDVGPETLPAPEEEQEEEEEEEAQSSTLSVSSSHRRSMLRRSLMKLQLKSKVL